The sequence below is a genomic window from Ornithobacterium rhinotracheale.
GAAAGAAAAAGAGGGCATCTCTGAATTGATGCCGTGGGATCACGCTTATTTTGCCGAAGCTTACAAAAAAGAAAACTTTAGCCTAAGCGACCAAGAACTAAAACCTTATTTTCAACTTGAAAAAGTGATAGACGGCGCTTTTGAAATCGCAGGAAAATTATATAATTTAAGCTTTAAAGAAGTAAACGACATCGAGAAATATCACGCCGATGTTCGTACTTTCCATGTGATGAAGGAAAATGAAATTATCGGCATTCTATACACCGATTTCTTCCCAAGAGCGGGAAAACGACCTGGTGCTTGGATGACAAGCTACCGAGATGGCTACTTCCTCGACGGGGAACACAAAATCCCACAAATTTCGATTGTGTGCAATTTTACCAAGCCTACGGCAGAGAAACCTTCGCTGCTTACTTTTAGCGAAGTTACAACGCTTTTCCACGAGTTTGGACACGCTTTGCACGGCTTGCTTGCCAACACGCAATACGCTAGCCTAGCAGGCACCAATGTGTATTGGGATTTTGTAGAATTGCCATCGCAGTTTATGGAAAATTTCTGCTACGAGCCAGAAGCACTACAACTTTTTGCCAAACATTACCAAACGGAGGAAGTGATTCCCCAAGATTTAATTGATAAAATTATGGCAGCATCGCAATTTATGGAGGGCTACCAAACTTTAAGACAACTCGGCTTTGGCTTGCTAGACATGGCTTGGCACACTACCGAGCCCGAAAAAATTACGAATTTGGCACATTTTGAAAGAGAAAATATGGCAAAAACTCAACTCTATCCTAGCGTGGAAGGCACTAATATGAGTACGGCGTTTAGTCATATTTTCCAAGGTGGGTATGCGGCTGGATATTACAGCTACAAATGGGCAGAGGTGCTAGATGCAGATGCGTTTGACTATTTTAAACAAAATGGCATCTTTAATCCCGAAATCGCGAAGAAGTTTTACACGCTACTCAGCAGCGGCGGCACGGTAGCTCCTATGCAGCTTTATGTTGCGTTTCGTGGGCAAAAACCAAGTAATTCAGCTTTGCTTAAAAGAGCTGGCTTGGTGAAATAAAAAATACCGAAAAATCGATTTTTTGAAAACAAAGAGTTTTAGGCTAAAGGCTTAAAGCTCTTTTTTGTTGGATTAAAGGACTTAAATAAAGGCGTTAAAAAAAAACCCTTCTTTTTCTCTGAAAAGAAGGGACAAACCTATTAAATTAACCTAAACCTATGAAAAAACTGTTTAGCACCGAAACAGATGCTTAACATCATATGCCCAAATATAAAGCTATAATTTGAATAATTAAAATTTTGGGGCATATATTTTAGTTAAAATCTCTAATCAAAGGAAATAGTATCATTATCCGAGGATAAAATTTCATTGACCGAAGGCGCACGCTCACCGCGAGAGGAGGAGGCTGCTCGGTTTTCGCTCATTGAGCCCATATTCCCGAAATTATAGAAGCCTTGCTGAGAGCCGCAATCCCATCGGCTATCTATGCCCTCGGGCTTCTCAAATTTATCGCTCATTCGCACGCCCAATACATTGCCCTCGTTGTAGACTTTCTTCATATAATAAGCCCAGATGGGCAGTGCCATTTTTGCGCCCTGTGATTGCCAACCTCTGAAATGGGCAAAGCGGTCTTCATTCCCCACCCATACGCCTGTTACAAGGTTTGGCGTTAGGCCTATGAACCACGAATCTGAACCCTCGTTGGTAGTTCCTGTTTTGCCGGCTACTTCTGAGGTGATGCCATAATTGCGAATGTTTTTCCCTGTTCCACGCTCGATTACGCCTTTCATTAAATCAATCATCGTGTATGCCACATCTTCGCTCACTACTTCGCGGGTTTCTGGCTCATAATCTTTGATGATTTTGCCTGTTTTGTCTTCAATGGATAAGATGAATTCTGGCTTAATGTAAATTCCGCCATCGGCAAAGGTACTCATAGCGCCCACCATTTCATACAGCGTTAAATCTGCTGAGCCGAGGGCTATGGTTAAGTTATTAGGAATTGGGGACTCCACGCCTAAGTCCTTGGCTAGCTGAATTACGGCTTGCGGGCCGCTTTCTGCGATTAAGCGCGCAGAGATTACATTGACTGAGTGGGCTAATCCGTCTCGCAAGGATAGGGAACCGCCATAGCGACCGCTTGCATTTTTGGGTCGCCAGCTTCCTGCAATGAATGGTTCATTGGATACCATATGGCACGGGGTATAATTCATTTGGTGAATGGCTGTGGCGTATACAAATGGCTTAAAGGTGGAGCCTACTTGTCGGCGGGCTTGCTTCACGTGGTCGAACTTGAAGTAGTCCCAATCTACGCCCCCTACCCAAGCTTTGATGGTGCCATCTTTGGGGTCCATAGACATAAGCCCTGCCTCAATGATGTGCTTGTGGTAGATGATGCTATCCATCCAAGATTTATTTTTCTCATACTTTTTACCGTCCCAAGTGAAGAATTGAACGGAGTCTCTTGGTTTATTGAATTCTTCCAAGATTTCTTCCTCGCTCATACCCGCATTTTTTCTATTTTTATACATAATCGTGCGGCGCATTGCTTGTTCAAATATGCGCTGGCGCTTGTCGCTTGAAATGTTATAAAATGGGGCTTTGGGGTTGCCTCGTTGCTCGGCAAAGAACATTTTTTGTACGCCTTTTAAGTGTTGTTTTATGGCCTCCTCGCCCATTTTTTGCATCCTGGAATCGATGGAGGTGTAGATTTTAAGTCCGTCGCGGTAGAGGTCGTAGTGAACGCCATGCTTTTTTTCATACTCTTCAAAGTATTTTTGCAGCTCTACGCGCATAGCGTATTTAAAGTATGCTGAATAAGTTTCTTGCACACTATTTTCTATCATTTTAAAGTTTAGCCCCAGTGGCTCGTTTTTATATCTTTCAAATTCGTCTCTGGTGATGAAGCCGTATTTAAACATTTGGCTTAGCACTACATTTCTCTCGTGCAGAGAGCCCTCAGGGTTGCTCTTTGGATTATAGAGTACGGGGCTTTTTAGCATTGAGATTAAAACGGCTGATTCTGGCACGCTGAGCTCTTGGGTGTGTTTTTGGAAATAAGTTCGGGCCGCGGCTTCAATGCCATTAGCTCGGTAAATGAAGTCAAACTTATTGAGGTACATCGTGATGATTTCCTCCTTGGTGTAGAGGCGCTCTAATTGCAGTGCTACCACCCATTCTTTTAATTTTTGCTTGACTCTCTCTATCTTATTTGAGGACACTTTTTGGGTGAATAGCTGCTTGGCTAACTGCTGCGTGATGGTACTCCCGCCCCCATCTTTACCTCCGCCCGCTATGGCGCGCATAATGGACTCTCCATCAATGCCTGAGTGCTCTATGAAGCGTATATCCTCCCTTGCCAAAAGGGCTTTTACCAAGTGCGGTGGCAAGTCTTTATAAGTAACTGGAATGCGCTTTTCCTTCTCAAATTTATCTATCAACTTCCCATCAGAGGAGTAAATCTCCGATGCCACATTGATTTCTGGATTTTCAAGCTCCTGCACATCTGGCAAGGGGCCTAGCATTCCCTTTGAGGTTCCGTATAGAATGGCGCCTATCGAGAATATTCCGCCTAAAAGTATCAACCAGAAAAATAAAATCCCTCGCATAATCCACGGATTTCTTTTTCTCTTTTTAGTATTATTTGTACTCGCCATAGTTTATTTTTCTTTTTGTATTAATAAGCTTATGTCCTCTATCCCTTCCAGCGGGTTTAGGCGCATAGCCTGTTTAATTTTCAATTGATAAATCCCTGTATCTTTAAGAGTTATATTTTCCTTATAAATTAAAGTATTTTGCTTAATGGCACCCATTCCGCTACCTATCCACTCACCATCAGGAAACGCCAATTGGTATTCAAGCGTATCAAGCATTTTTTCGCCCTTTGGGGAAGTGAATTCCGTGAAAAAGTAAATATTACTAAACGGATAATCCTCATTATTCCTCAACACAAGCGACAAGTCTACGCCCGAGAGGCTCTCCCGCACAGGAATTTGAAAAACAGCCTCATCTTTGGCAAGCCAACTACCATTCAGCGACTTGGACTCTTGATAAATCAAGCCCTCTGGCTGGCACGCTAGGAAGGTGATGGCGATAATGGCACTTATTAAAAACTTAATTCTCATTCCTATTCTGATTAGGTTTTTTGCGTTTTTTTCTAGATTGCTTCTTGCCTGCGCCCTTTTTATTCGCATTTTGTGGTTGCTGCGCTCCGCCCTTAGCTTTATTTCTTCGGCGGCGATTTTTCTTCTCCTCAAAACGATTCAACTCATTTGCTTCCAGCAAGCCCGAGCCAAAGAGCGAATCCTCCGTTTGATTAAATTGCTTATTTAAATCCTCCAGCGATGCCAAAGTTTCGCCACGCTTATTCTGCGCTAAAAACTCATTGACTTGCTCCACGCTGAACTTATACCAAGTTACATTCTCTGATTTAGTGTAAGAGAGCCAAATCTCTCGTTTAAAAACATCAATCTTAACGCAAGCAATGTCGCCTCCCTTTGACTTTAAAACGGCATCATACTTCGGGAAATCTTTCAATGCATCAAGGTACGAATCAAGCTCATAATTCAAGCAACATTTCAGCTTGCCACACTGCCCTGCAATCTTTTGCGGATTGATGGATAATTGCTGATAGCGTGCTGCTGCCGTGCTCACGCTCCTAAAATCTGTGAGCCATGTAGAACAACAAAGCTCTCTACCACACGATCCGATTCCGCCTAACTTAGCAGCCTCTTGGCGATAGCCTATTTGGCGCATTTCAATTCGGCATTTAAATGCGGTGGCAAACTCGCGGATGAGTTGTCTAAAATCTACACGATTCTCTGATGTATAGTAAAAAGTAGCCTTGGTTCCGTCGCCTTGATATTCTACATCAGAAATCTTCATTTCAAGTCCAATTCCTCTTGAAATTCTACGAGCTTCTATCATGATGGCGTGCTCTTTTTCTCGGCACTCTTGCCACACATCTATATCTTTTTGATTTGCAAAACGGTAGACCTTCGGCAGATCCTCTGTCTGGTTTACTTTTTTATGCTTAAGTTGTGCTTTTACCAATTCTCCCGCCATGGATACCATTCCTACATCATGCCCTGGATTGGCTTCTACGGCAACGATGTCGCCTACTTTAAGGGGAAGTCTATCGATATTATTGTAAAATTCTTTTCTTTCGTTTTTGAAGCGTATTTCTACAATATGGCACACGAGCTCCTCAGCGGGCTGATGCATATTGCTCAGCCAGTCGAAAACAGACAGTTTATCGCAACCGTCGGTACCGCAGCCTCCATTGTTTTTACACCCTTTGGGTAAGCCTTGGCTTGTATTGCATCCGCTACATGTCATATTTATATACTTATATCAATCTACAAAATTACTAAATTTAAGTAAGAATGAATGGAAAAATATTTTTAATTCTAAATTTTATGATTTCAAAATATATTAAAACTAAAAAAATCCCTTTCCTAAAATACTTAGAAAAGGGATTTTACTATTTGTGTAAATAAAGTTTTTATTTTACTAGACGCTCAGCTCTTTTGTCTACTACTTTTGCATCATCAATTAAACTTTGCAACAATGAGTTTTGAATCATTCCCATGTTTTGAAGTTCGATCACTCTTCTTTCATTTGACAAATCTTCTTTCTTAGCACCTACTGTTTTGCTGTCTACTTTTACTACAAAAATACCATTTACAGCTTTCAACACATTGGAAACATCTCCTTTTGGCAGAGCTAAGGCTGCTGCACCCACTGTAGGCTCCGCACCGATTCCCTCTATATTTGCAGTGTTATAAGTAATTCCGCTAGCCTTGCCTGTGCGTCCTCCTAATTTTTTGCTGATAGAATTTAGATCTTTATCATTTCCTACCAATTCTTTTGCTTTGTTGTAAGCTAAATCAGCTTCGATAATTGGAGTAAGGATTCCTTTGTATGCTGCAACATTGTATTGGTCTTTGTCAAATTTATTAGACAAGAACACAACAATCTGTCCTCCGTTTGAAGTTTCAAAACGCTCAATGCTTCCTGATTTTGTATCTGGATTAAATGCCCATGCAAGGATGTCCGACAATTTATTTGTTCCCGTAAGACCTGTAACATTTGCCTCAAAACGAGCCACACCATCTGCATTGTTTACCTCTGCACCTGTTTTTCTTGCTGCATTTACAAAATCGTTGGTGTTTTTACCTTGCATATCAAGTGCTAATTGATTTGCTTTATTAAACAATTGCTCTTGTGTTTCTTCTGAAGCTTTTAATACCTTCTTAATCACGGCAAACTGATATCCCATTTTAGATTTCACATCATCAATGCGAATCACATGGAATCCAAATTGGCTTGGCACAACACCAAACGAGCCTTTCTCATGAGAAAGGATATATTCTCTGTAGCTTGGATCAAAGTTTTGCTGAAATCTTCCTACCCAACCAATGGAACCATTTTCTTTCGCTGCCACTTTATCATCTGAAAAAGTTGAAGCCAATTCGTTGAATTTAGCAGGATTTGTTTTGACTACATTCAGGATACTGTCTGCAATTTGTTGTGCAGCTTGCGGAGATCTTGTTGATGCACCACCTTGTGCTCCTTGGAATGAGATCAAAATATGGCTTGATTTCACCGAGTCTGCAATTGGTTTTGCATTGGTTACTTTTATCAATTCATACAGATTTCCATTTTTGATTGGTCCGTACACCTTACCCACTTCTAAATTTGATAAAAGATTTTTGATATTAGCATCTTGCAAATTTTCGATTTGGCTTTTGGTGTAGTAAGTCGGGTCAAAAACATCTTCTGAGAATCTTGATACATACACAGAATCGTTTTTAGCATTAGCAAACGCTTGGATTGTATCTGTGATTCCAGCAGCTGGATCTGTAATGACTTGCTGATTCAAAAATTTATTTAAACCTGAAATGATTTCTTGTGTATCTTGATTAGACGCCACCGCAGGGAAATAAGCATACGCGATGTTTACAGAAGCTTCTGGTTTAAATTGTTTTTTATGAGCTTTTAAGTAATCCAATACTTGCTCATCGGTTACTTGAATGTTATTTTTTTGTTTGAAAGTTGCGTAATCTACAAACGCATAGCTGATTTGAGATTGTGTATTATTCCCTTGGAATGCAAACTCAGCCTCTGCGTCGGTTGCTAAAACTCCACGGCTCACAAAATCAAGGTAGCTAGCTCTAAGCATTGCCGCTTGCGGATTTGCGTTTTCCCATTGCTGGTAAATAGCTTGTGCTTGTGGGTTTCCTGTTTGAGCTGCAGTTTTCAACTCGCTTAAAAATGCTTTGGTAGCCTCGACATTCACTGCTCCGTTTTGAGCAATTAAGTTTGGCTGAATTGAGCTGAAAAACATGGCAGCCGCTTCGAAATATTGTTGTTCAGAAAATTCGATTCCTAATTTCTCTGCATGTTTACTTACCACACGCTCAGACACTAAGTCGTTCCAAGTAATTTGTGATATTACATTTTCACCTGCATTTTGATATTGTGGAATTTGGCTAATTCTGCTGTATTCCATGGTGTAATCTTGCGTAGTAATAGGGATACCCGCTGCAGATCCCAATTCATTAGGATTTCCAAAAATACTTCCTCTAGAGAATGCATCTCCTACCAAAAACGCTACGAGCGGCAACCCAATCCCGATGATTAGTAGCCAAGTTTTCTTTCTTATTTTTTCTAAAAGAGCCATGTGCTTTAATTAAAATTTTATTTACAATCAGCAAAAATACAATTTTCTTACAAAAGAAAAAAGTACTTAATTTAATCTTCTATTAATGTTATTTTTATTTCTTCAATTTTTGTATCATTTCCTTTGGTGATTTCAAACTTATATTTGTTATCAACGACAAAAGTTTCACCAATTTCTGGGATTTTTTCTAATACCGAAACGGCTAAACCTCCTAGGGTTTCGTACGCATCGCTTTCTGGCAAATCCCAACCATATTCTTGATTTAAATGGTCAATTTCTACTCGTGCAGAAAACAAATATTCATGTTCATTGATTTGTTTTTCAATGAGTTTCACTTTATCGTGCTCATCTTCTATTTCTCCAAACAATTCTTCCACCACATCTTCCACGGTGAGCATACCTGCCGTTCCGCCATACTCATCTAGCACAATTGCAACAGATTTTCTTTTTTTAATTAAATCATCCATCAC
It includes:
- a CDS encoding peptidylprolyl isomerase; protein product: MALLEKIRKKTWLLIIGIGLPLVAFLVGDAFSRGSIFGNPNELGSAAGIPITTQDYTMEYSRISQIPQYQNAGENVISQITWNDLVSERVVSKHAEKLGIEFSEQQYFEAAAMFFSSIQPNLIAQNGAVNVEATKAFLSELKTAAQTGNPQAQAIYQQWENANPQAAMLRASYLDFVSRGVLATDAEAEFAFQGNNTQSQISYAFVDYATFKQKNNIQVTDEQVLDYLKAHKKQFKPEASVNIAYAYFPAVASNQDTQEIISGLNKFLNQQVITDPAAGITDTIQAFANAKNDSVYVSRFSEDVFDPTYYTKSQIENLQDANIKNLLSNLEVGKVYGPIKNGNLYELIKVTNAKPIADSVKSSHILISFQGAQGGASTRSPQAAQQIADSILNVVKTNPAKFNELASTFSDDKVAAKENGSIGWVGRFQQNFDPSYREYILSHEKGSFGVVPSQFGFHVIRIDDVKSKMGYQFAVIKKVLKASEETQEQLFNKANQLALDMQGKNTNDFVNAARKTGAEVNNADGVARFEANVTGLTGTNKLSDILAWAFNPDTKSGSIERFETSNGGQIVVFLSNKFDKDQYNVAAYKGILTPIIEADLAYNKAKELVGNDKDLNSISKKLGGRTGKASGITYNTANIEGIGAEPTVGAAALALPKGDVSNVLKAVNGIFVVKVDSKTVGAKKEDLSNERRVIELQNMGMIQNSLLQSLIDDAKVVDKRAERLVK
- a CDS encoding gliding motility lipoprotein GldH; this translates as MRIKFLISAIIAITFLACQPEGLIYQESKSLNGSWLAKDEAVFQIPVRESLSGVDLSLVLRNNEDYPFSNIYFFTEFTSPKGEKMLDTLEYQLAFPDGEWIGSGMGAIKQNTLIYKENITLKDTGIYQLKIKQAMRLNPLEGIEDISLLIQKEK
- a CDS encoding regulatory iron-sulfur-containing complex subunit RicT, whose product is MTCSGCNTSQGLPKGCKNNGGCGTDGCDKLSVFDWLSNMHQPAEELVCHIVEIRFKNERKEFYNNIDRLPLKVGDIVAVEANPGHDVGMVSMAGELVKAQLKHKKVNQTEDLPKVYRFANQKDIDVWQECREKEHAIMIEARRISRGIGLEMKISDVEYQGDGTKATFYYTSENRVDFRQLIREFATAFKCRIEMRQIGYRQEAAKLGGIGSCGRELCCSTWLTDFRSVSTAAARYQQLSINPQKIAGQCGKLKCCLNYELDSYLDALKDFPKYDAVLKSKGGDIACVKIDVFKREIWLSYTKSENVTWYKFSVEQVNEFLAQNKRGETLASLEDLNKQFNQTEDSLFGSGLLEANELNRFEEKKNRRRRNKAKGGAQQPQNANKKGAGKKQSRKKRKKPNQNRNEN
- a CDS encoding M3 family metallopeptidase — its product is MSQNILTQDIFKTPYQTPPFEQIKLEDYKPAFEQAIAEAKAEIDSITENPNLPDFFNTIEALSLSGEKLNRISSIFFNLNSAETNDEMQVLAQEISPLLSEFSSDISLNKALFERIQKVYDSKPEGLTPEQQRLLDKTYKNFSRNGALLSEKDQERVRQIDQELSLLSLQFGQNVLAATNDYILHITDKKNLDGLPQDEIDAAKETADEKSLDGWAITLQMPSYLGFMKYAKNRNLREKLYRANGSKNFAENKFNNAENVLKIIKLRAERAHLLGYKNHATFVLEERMAQSPENVQNFLENLLQKAKPFGQEEIKKLSIYAKEKEGISELMPWDHAYFAEAYKKENFSLSDQELKPYFQLEKVIDGAFEIAGKLYNLSFKEVNDIEKYHADVRTFHVMKENEIIGILYTDFFPRAGKRPGAWMTSYRDGYFLDGEHKIPQISIVCNFTKPTAEKPSLLTFSEVTTLFHEFGHALHGLLANTQYASLAGTNVYWDFVELPSQFMENFCYEPEALQLFAKHYQTEEVIPQDLIDKIMAASQFMEGYQTLRQLGFGLLDMAWHTTEPEKITNLAHFERENMAKTQLYPSVEGTNMSTAFSHIFQGGYAAGYYSYKWAEVLDADAFDYFKQNGIFNPEIAKKFYTLLSSGGTVAPMQLYVAFRGQKPSNSALLKRAGLVK
- a CDS encoding penicillin-binding protein 1A → MASTNNTKKRKRNPWIMRGILFFWLILLGGIFSIGAILYGTSKGMLGPLPDVQELENPEINVASEIYSSDGKLIDKFEKEKRIPVTYKDLPPHLVKALLAREDIRFIEHSGIDGESIMRAIAGGGKDGGGSTITQQLAKQLFTQKVSSNKIERVKQKLKEWVVALQLERLYTKEEIITMYLNKFDFIYRANGIEAAARTYFQKHTQELSVPESAVLISMLKSPVLYNPKSNPEGSLHERNVVLSQMFKYGFITRDEFERYKNEPLGLNFKMIENSVQETYSAYFKYAMRVELQKYFEEYEKKHGVHYDLYRDGLKIYTSIDSRMQKMGEEAIKQHLKGVQKMFFAEQRGNPKAPFYNISSDKRQRIFEQAMRRTIMYKNRKNAGMSEEEILEEFNKPRDSVQFFTWDGKKYEKNKSWMDSIIYHKHIIEAGLMSMDPKDGTIKAWVGGVDWDYFKFDHVKQARRQVGSTFKPFVYATAIHQMNYTPCHMVSNEPFIAGSWRPKNASGRYGGSLSLRDGLAHSVNVISARLIAESGPQAVIQLAKDLGVESPIPNNLTIALGSADLTLYEMVGAMSTFADGGIYIKPEFILSIEDKTGKIIKDYEPETREVVSEDVAYTMIDLMKGVIERGTGKNIRNYGITSEVAGKTGTTNEGSDSWFIGLTPNLVTGVWVGNEDRFAHFRGWQSQGAKMALPIWAYYMKKVYNEGNVLGVRMSDKFEKPEGIDSRWDCGSQQGFYNFGNMGSMSENRAASSSRGERAPSVNEILSSDNDTISFD